The DNA sequence CCGCGAGGCCCCAGTCATGGGTTGATCTCCCAGAGGCGACCAGTGCCGTCGGCGTTGCGCTCATCCCTGACCCGGGCGACGTCCTCCGGCCGACCGTTCTCGATGAAGTGCTCGAGGCCAACTTGGACGAATAGGGCTGCGGCCGTGAGCACCACCGGCCCGTCGGCCCCGCCCAACCGGCCGACCGCCCGGGTGTAGATCTTGCGACCAGATTGGCCGACGATCTCAGCGTCAATGTGCAGCAAGGCCCCGACTGGGACGGGTTTGCGGAAGTCGGTTTCCAACCGCGCGGTGACAGCAGGACCCCGAAGCAACCAGTTCAGCGAGCCGAGCGCCTCGTCGAACGCGGCTGCAAGCAGGCCACCGTGCGCCAACCCTGGCGCACCCTGATGATGTTCGGTGACTTCGAACTCCGCGCCGACGCGTAGCCCCTCGCCAACGGTGACCCGCATGTGGAGGCCGGTGGGATGCGCTTCGCCACAGCCAAAGCACTGTGGGTAGTGGTTGGTGATGACCTCACCAGGCGATGGAGCCTCTGGGTGCCTCACCGGCAGGAAGGCGTCGGGTGGGGGTGTCGTGGGAAGCCCCGGGAGCACCGGGGGAACGTCGGCAGCCATGGCGCAAGGCTAGTCCCGGGACGATCCGGGGCTAGCGCTGTCCGACGGACAATGCCGTGTCAGGCTTGTCACATGTCTGAAGCCAGCGTTGCCGGTGATCGCCCTTCAAAGCGCGTAACCCGCCGCTACCGCGAGCGCCTGCGCGCACCTATCTGGCTGTGGATCGTGTGCGCTGGGCTGGTTGCGCTCATTTCCTACGCCTACGCGTTTGCACTCGGAGATCTGGCGGGTATTGCGCTGGCCGTGGCGCTGGGCGGAATCGCCGTCTGGTTGCTCATCGTCACCGCACCGCTGGTCGAGGTCACAGACGAAGAGTTCAGGGTCGGACGCGCTCATATCGACTGGGCACATGTGGGTTTGGTGGCCACCCTCGACGCTGCGTCCGCGGACCGGGCGCGGGGCCGCGATGCCGACCCGAGGGCGTTCGCGGTGAGCCGCAGTCTGACTACCCGCACGGCCGTGACCATTGAAGTTCTGGACGACGACGACCCACACCCGTACTGGCTGGTGAGCACGCGAAACCCACAAGAGCTCGGCCACGCGATCACGCAGGCACAAGACGCAACCCGAACAAATTCGTCGTCCCGCTAGGTTGCTCGGTAGGGTCATCAGCACCACGAATCAATTCTCCAGCGGAGGCCACATGAGCATCAATGCCCGCACGATCGCCCCATTCGCAGCAATGGGCGTGACCTGGGCTGCCAGGAAAGGAATGGCAGCGGTCTACACCTCACGAACGGGTCATCCCCCGCCGACCGCAGACGACCGCGAGGTGTCCATCACTCGCGTACTCGTCTGGGCGATTACAACCGCAATGGTGTCCGCGACCATCACAGTCGTCATCAATCGAGTCGCCGCAGAGTACGCAGACGACGATGACGCGGTCACCGGCTCAGCCGATGCTCAACTGGAGCAGGCCTAGCTTCGAGCCAGCTGCACCTGGGAACTGGACCTACCTGTGAGTTAGATGCACTCGGTGCACACCGGCATGCCGTCGACCTCTTTGGCCAACTGGCTGCGGTGATGCACGAGGAAGCAGCGCGAACAGGTGAACTCGTCCGCCTGCTTGGGCAGCACTCGAACGGTCAGGGACTCGTCGGACAGATCCGCACCCGGGAGTTCGAGGTTCTCGGCCAGTTCAGTCTCGTCAACGTCTACTGCTGATGCGGCCTTGTCATTGCGCCGGGCCTTGAGTTCTTCGAGGCTGTCCTCGGCAAGCTCTTCGTCGGTCTTGCGGGGCGCGTCGTAGTCAGTCGCCATTCGGTCCCCCAATGTGGGCTATTCGGTTCGCGCGTTCACGCGGTGAAGGTCTGTTGGTCGGCTAACAACCAAGGCCGGCATTTCATTTCCAGCGGCTTGGCCTGTCGCGCCCCGGATTGTGCCCTACCTGACCCTGCACGTCCACCCCGGGGTGTGATCTGCTGTGCTCATGCCGCTCTACGCACTCGGTGACCGTACACCGAATATCGATCCAGCAGCCTTCATCCACCCCGATGCCGTCATCATCGGCGATGTCACCGTCGGACCGGAATCCTCGGTCTGGCCCACCGCAGTGCTCCGCGGCGATCACGGCAGCATCCGAGTGGGTGCCCGGACTTCCGTCCAGGACGGCACTATCGTGCATTGCACCTCGACGCTCGACACGATCATCGGCGACGGCTGCACAATCGGGCACAACGTCCACCTAGAAGGATGCGTCATCGAGGACGGCTGCCTGGTGGGATCCGGGTCCATCGTGCTCCACCACGCGGTGATCCGGACCGGTTCATTGGTCGGGGCACAAGCGCTCGTTCCCAACGGGATGGAAGTCCCGTCCGGGGCCATGGCCCTGGGGATACCCGCCAAGATCAAGCCGGATTCGGTGCATCCCGAGGTACTTGCGCACGCCGCTGACATCTACGTACACAACACTCACTGGTACAACGCGGACCTGCGCCGACTCGACTGATTCACGTAGGCCAGGCACGACAGTCTGCCGACGGTCCGCTTGCGGTCTGCGCGCGGTCAGTCGCGGTCGGCGTCAAGATCGACCAACAGATCGTGCAATGCGGGGAACAGCGTCGGGTTCGCGGCCATAAGCAGTTCGCCACTCGCGGCTGCACCCCGCAAACCGCCAACCATCGCGCCAGCCTCTTGGGCGATGAGCCCGGCAGCGCAGTGGTCCCATTCGTGCAACCCGCGCTCGTAGAAGCCATCCACCCGCCCAGCGGCCAGCCAGCACAGGTCGACGGCCGCACTGCCAGCCCGCCTAATCTCACGGACCGACGGCAGCAGCTGCGCGACCACCCGCCCTTGTGCTCGGCGCCTCGAGACCTCGTAGCCGAATCCCGTTGCGATGAGCGCCATCGTGAGTTCAGTCTGATTCGAGACCTGCAATATGCGGTCACCGGTGGCCGTGCGGCAGATCGCTCCCCCGCCACGGGTGGCCAAGTAGGTCTCGCCAAGGGAGGGGACGCGGACTACCCCGGCAACCGCGACTCCGTCGACCTCAACTCCGACGCTGACCGCCCAAATCGGCAGGTCGTAAAGGTAGTTCACGGTTCCATCGATCGGATCGATCACCCATCGCACGCCATTCGCCGAGGCACGGTCGGCGCCTTCCTCGCCCAGGACTCCATCGTCTGGTCGTCCGTCGAGCAGCATCTGAACGAGTAGCCGCTCGCTGCGTCGATCCATATCCGTGACAACGTCGGTGGCGCTCGACTTGGAGCTGACCTGCAACTCCGGCGGCCGACGCATCAGCATCTCTCCCGCTGCGAGTGCAGCCGCTTCGGCCCGATTGACTAGGTCAAGGAGATTTGGTTCGCCGGATTGGGATGCCATCCCGATAGCGTCACCCATCGCGGATTGGAAGGCAACAGCGTCCGCTACTCACCGGGGCTGTCGGTCCCGCACAGGGCCGGGCGCTCGCCTTTGTTGTTGGGACAACAACCCACCGGGCACACGTCGGGTGCAGCCCCCCAGGGTCCCAGCGCGATGCGCTCGGCCGTCGGGGTTTGTCGCACTCGCTCAGCGACAAGGTCGACCAGAGCGTGGACGAAGCGAGGATCAGTTCCGACTGTGGCCGCTCGAACGCACGGCAAGCCGACTTCCTGAGCCTGCTGCATTGCTTGGGTATCCAGGTCCCACATCACCTCCATGTGGTCGCTGGCGAAGCCGATCGGAATCATCACGGCGCCCTGCGCTGCCTGCTCTTTGAGTTCCACCAGGTAGTCGCCCACATCTGGCTCCAACCACGGAACCGTCGGTGGGCCAGAGCGCGACTGGTAGACGAGTTCCCAGGGCAATTCGCGCCCGAGCCTCACCGACACGCCACCCGCGATTTGTTCGGCCGCGAATCGATGCTGTCGCTCGTACATGTTTCCGCCGAGAAGCGGGTCACCGCTGGTGAGCGCCTGGCTGATGGGGATCGAGTGGGTTGTAAACACCAGCTGCGGAAGTGAGGCTCCCGCGCCTCGGATTCGCTCGACCGCTGCGACGGTGTTGTCGACCATGGCCTCGATGAAGGCAGGTTGATCGAACCAGCGCCTAACCTTCAGCAACTGCGGCGCGGGCCCTTGGCCATCGGACTGCACCTCTTGCACGGCGTCGTAGAGGTTCTCTCGATATTGCCGACAACCTGAGTAGGACGAGTAGCCGCTCGTGACGATCACGGCCGCGCACTGGACGCCATCGCCGCGCATCTGGCGCAGGGTGTGTGCCAGTAACGGATCCCAGTTTCGATTACCCCAATAGACTGGCAGATCGAGTCCGGACGCGGCCAATGCCTCGCGCAGAGCCGTTACTAGCTCACGGTTCTGCTCGTTAATCGGTGATATCCCGCCAAACGCCAGGTATTGCTCCGCGACCTTGGCTAGCCGCTGCGGAGGTATGCCTCTGCCAGCGGTGACGCGTTCAAGGAACGGCATCACATCCTGAGGTCTTTCCGGACCGCCGAAAGACAGCAACAAGACGGCATCGATCTGGGTCATGAGAGTGATTCTCGCCGGTCGCGGTCGGGCACGACTCGTGGACCCCGTTTGCGCATCGACTCAGGCAGCGTTCATGCTTCAGGTGTGGCGACATCCAAGAGCAGCAAAGCGATCGGTAGGAACGGAACCTGGCGTAACTGGGGACGAACGGTGCAAGCCAAGCCCGCGAACGTCTACAGCCCTGCCAACCCCGGCGATGTCAGCGCGCTCGTGAGCTCCGCAGCTCAACAGGGTCGAACCATTCGAATGATCGGTGCAGGTCATTCGTTCACCTCCACCGCGGTTGCCGACGACATGATGCTGCTGCCCGACAAGTTGCAGGGTGTCCGACACATCGACCCCGCAGCTGGCTCCATCACAGTCGAGGCCGGCATCAACCTCACTCGACTATGTGAAGTTCTGCATTCTCACGGCTTGGCTCTTACGAACATGGGCGATATCCGGGTGCAAAGCCTCGCCGGTGCCCTGCAGACCGGCACCCACGGAACGGGGCGCGACACCGGAACCTTCGCCGACATGGTGACGGGGTTGGAGCTAGTTGCCGGCGACGGCAGCGTGATCACGGCTTCGGCCACCCAGAATCCTGACGTCTTCAACGCTGCCCGGGTCGGACTAGGTGCCTTCGGCATCGTCACAGCCGTCACCCTGGCGGTTGAGCCAGCGTTTCGACTCCAAGCGCACGAGGCCCCCGCGCAGTTCGACGAGGTCGTCGAATCGTTTGACGGATGGACTGCAGCCCACGACCACGTGGAGTTCTACTGGTTTCCCCACACCGAGGGCTGTTACGTCAAATACAACGACCGGACGACCGACCCGACGGCCCCACCGTCAGCGTTCAAATCGTGGTGGGAAGAGGACTTCATGTCCAACACCGTGTTCGGAGCGACGTGTCGCTTCAGTCGAACCGCTCCCGGCTACACCCCTTTCGTCAATAAGATCGCCGCGAAAGCGCTGTCGGATCGCACGTACACCGACGATTCGTGGCGAGTCTTCACGTCCCCTCGCCGGGTCCGGTTCGCCGAGATGGAGTACGCCCTGCCCCGGGAGTCGCTGCTGCCAGCGCTGACCGATGTCAAGAAGTTGCTCTCCGAAGGCGCCTGGCGCATTTCCTTCCCCATTGAGGTCCGCAGCGTTCCGCGTGACACCTCGTGGCTTTCGCCGGCTACCGGCCGCGACACCGGGTACATCGCGGTCCACGCGTTCGACCGGACGGACCGCGAGTGGTTCCTGGCCGTAGAGGCGATCATGCGCAGCTATCAGGGTCGGCCACACTGGGGAAAGATCAACACCCGCACGGCCGCCGACCTGCGGCCCGCCTATCCCAACTGGGACAAGGCCATGGCGGTTCGTGATCAACTTGACCCCCAGCGTGTCTTCGCCAACGTCTACACCAGAGCGGTGTTGGGCGAGTAACCACCGCCGACTAGATTTCGTCCTTTGGCCCTTGATTAACACCCGGAGTGATTGATGCGCGAGTTGTCCTTCATGGGACCTTCGAACGACGGTCAGCGACTTCTCCTCGTCGACACTGACGGGACCGAGTTCGAGTTGGTTGTCGACTCGCGATTGGTCGCCGTCATCACCCGCGAGCATGGCACGACACCACCGGCA is a window from the Candidatus Nanopelagicales bacterium genome containing:
- a CDS encoding FAD-binding protein, which translates into the protein MATSKSSKAIGRNGTWRNWGRTVQAKPANVYSPANPGDVSALVSSAAQQGRTIRMIGAGHSFTSTAVADDMMLLPDKLQGVRHIDPAAGSITVEAGINLTRLCEVLHSHGLALTNMGDIRVQSLAGALQTGTHGTGRDTGTFADMVTGLELVAGDGSVITASATQNPDVFNAARVGLGAFGIVTAVTLAVEPAFRLQAHEAPAQFDEVVESFDGWTAAHDHVEFYWFPHTEGCYVKYNDRTTDPTAPPSAFKSWWEEDFMSNTVFGATCRFSRTAPGYTPFVNKIAAKALSDRTYTDDSWRVFTSPRRVRFAEMEYALPRESLLPALTDVKKLLSEGAWRISFPIEVRSVPRDTSWLSPATGRDTGYIAVHAFDRTDREWFLAVEAIMRSYQGRPHWGKINTRTAADLRPAYPNWDKAMAVRDQLDPQRVFANVYTRAVLGE
- a CDS encoding DUF4235 domain-containing protein — its product is MSINARTIAPFAAMGVTWAARKGMAAVYTSRTGHPPPTADDREVSITRVLVWAITTAMVSATITVVINRVAAEYADDDDAVTGSADAQLEQA
- a CDS encoding PaaI family thioesterase — its product is MAADVPPVLPGLPTTPPPDAFLPVRHPEAPSPGEVITNHYPQCFGCGEAHPTGLHMRVTVGEGLRVGAEFEVTEHHQGAPGLAHGGLLAAAFDEALGSLNWLLRGPAVTARLETDFRKPVPVGALLHIDAEIVGQSGRKIYTRAVGRLGGADGPVVLTAAALFVQVGLEHFIENGRPEDVARVRDERNADGTGRLWEINP
- a CDS encoding DUF3093 domain-containing protein; amino-acid sequence: MSEASVAGDRPSKRVTRRYRERLRAPIWLWIVCAGLVALISYAYAFALGDLAGIALAVALGGIAVWLLIVTAPLVEVTDEEFRVGRAHIDWAHVGLVATLDAASADRARGRDADPRAFAVSRSLTTRTAVTIEVLDDDDPHPYWLVSTRNPQELGHAITQAQDATRTNSSSR
- a CDS encoding inositol monophosphatase; amino-acid sequence: MASQSGEPNLLDLVNRAEAAALAAGEMLMRRPPELQVSSKSSATDVVTDMDRRSERLLVQMLLDGRPDDGVLGEEGADRASANGVRWVIDPIDGTVNYLYDLPIWAVSVGVEVDGVAVAGVVRVPSLGETYLATRGGGAICRTATGDRILQVSNQTELTMALIATGFGYEVSRRRAQGRVVAQLLPSVREIRRAGSAAVDLCWLAAGRVDGFYERGLHEWDHCAAGLIAQEAGAMVGGLRGAAASGELLMAANPTLFPALHDLLVDLDADRD
- a CDS encoding DUF4193 domain-containing protein, which gives rise to MATDYDAPRKTDEELAEDSLEELKARRNDKAASAVDVDETELAENLELPGADLSDESLTVRVLPKQADEFTCSRCFLVHHRSQLAKEVDGMPVCTECI
- a CDS encoding gamma carbonic anhydrase family protein; amino-acid sequence: MPLYALGDRTPNIDPAAFIHPDAVIIGDVTVGPESSVWPTAVLRGDHGSIRVGARTSVQDGTIVHCTSTLDTIIGDGCTIGHNVHLEGCVIEDGCLVGSGSIVLHHAVIRTGSLVGAQALVPNGMEVPSGAMALGIPAKIKPDSVHPEVLAHAADIYVHNTHWYNADLRRLD
- a CDS encoding ferrochelatase; protein product: MTQIDAVLLLSFGGPERPQDVMPFLERVTAGRGIPPQRLAKVAEQYLAFGGISPINEQNRELVTALREALAASGLDLPVYWGNRNWDPLLAHTLRQMRGDGVQCAAVIVTSGYSSYSGCRQYRENLYDAVQEVQSDGQGPAPQLLKVRRWFDQPAFIEAMVDNTVAAVERIRGAGASLPQLVFTTHSIPISQALTSGDPLLGGNMYERQHRFAAEQIAGGVSVRLGRELPWELVYQSRSGPPTVPWLEPDVGDYLVELKEQAAQGAVMIPIGFASDHMEVMWDLDTQAMQQAQEVGLPCVRAATVGTDPRFVHALVDLVAERVRQTPTAERIALGPWGAAPDVCPVGCCPNNKGERPALCGTDSPGE